Proteins encoded by one window of Bacteroidales bacterium:
- a CDS encoding PorT family protein yields MKKKNIILLGIAVSLYMIISQNYCFAQGRIADYRDMIQLGVKVGTNYSNVYDTKGEEFKADPKFGLATGVFVAIPIGKYLGFQPEILISQKGFHATGKFLGILYDYTRTTTYVDVPLLFSLKPTPFLNLVAGPQYSYLLKQKDDFDGSFFTIQQEEEFNNDDLRMNTLCFLGGLDIDLNNFVIGTRMGWDLFDNNKDNTTTTPRYKNVWFQATVGYRLVNN; encoded by the coding sequence ATGAAAAAGAAAAATATTATTCTGCTAGGGATAGCTGTGTCATTATACATGATTATCTCACAAAATTATTGCTTCGCACAGGGGAGGATTGCTGATTATCGCGACATGATCCAACTGGGTGTGAAAGTGGGTACTAATTACTCCAATGTATATGATACTAAAGGAGAAGAGTTTAAAGCCGATCCTAAGTTTGGACTTGCAACAGGTGTATTTGTAGCCATTCCTATTGGAAAATACCTGGGATTCCAACCTGAAATTCTTATCTCACAAAAAGGATTCCATGCTACTGGTAAGTTCCTGGGAATCTTATATGATTATACAAGAACCACAACTTATGTAGATGTTCCTCTATTGTTTTCACTAAAACCAACGCCATTCCTGAACCTGGTGGCAGGGCCCCAGTATTCTTACCTGCTGAAACAAAAAGATGATTTTGATGGCTCTTTTTTTACGATCCAGCAGGAGGAAGAATTTAACAATGATGATCTCCGTATGAATACCTTGTGTTTTTTGGGAGGACTGGATATTGACCTGAATAATTTTGTAATCGGTACAAGAATGGGTTGGGATCTTTTTGACAACAATAAGGACAATACGACCACAACGCCCCGATACAAAAATGTCTGGTTCCAGGCTACAGTTGGCTACAGATTGGTAAACAACTGA
- a CDS encoding glycoside hydrolase family 130 protein — MQVTAIRKDIQFSPDSSRIIPRFLKTTNERSIEIIKSVLLMSDSEVNSSMNQLLRDFSTRHRNISRIFEKHFEKLQSLFPVDGISADQLNYSRKVLIGSYFTMEYSVESAAFYNPSLLEDPDQSGIGRGEKRVIFSFRATGEGHISSIVYRNGILDKENNLTLEPVGKLLSEADIVKQVVFNKVSFQAKLSELQHNGHEFTLGSILDKLGDSFTFKELEHCLAEEKALPSSSNELQMNQMIGLASAYYEIDFSMDSAISERVIFPISPTEQKGIEDACFVKFKDENGKVTYFATLSANDGINIMPKILYTTDFYHFNVQPLSGTIARSSGMALFPRKINGKYAMLCRIDGVNNYIAYSDDIYTWQDAQLIQVPKYAWELLQIGNAGSPIETDEGWLVITHAIGPMRKCVISASLFELEHPENEIGRLSTPLIVPSETERDGYVPNVIYSCGSIIHNQDLIIPYAMSNHASTYATVNLKELLDELKGTYTN, encoded by the coding sequence ATGCAAGTAACAGCTATCAGGAAAGACATTCAATTCTCACCCGACTCCAGCAGAATCATTCCACGCTTCCTTAAAACCACCAACGAAAGAAGCATCGAGATCATTAAATCAGTACTTTTAATGTCGGATTCGGAAGTCAATTCATCTATGAATCAATTACTTAGGGATTTTTCTACCCGACATCGGAATATTTCCAGGATATTTGAAAAACATTTTGAAAAACTGCAAAGCTTGTTTCCAGTGGATGGAATATCAGCAGATCAGCTTAACTATTCAAGGAAAGTATTGATTGGATCCTATTTTACGATGGAATATTCGGTTGAATCTGCTGCTTTCTACAATCCTTCTTTACTTGAAGATCCCGATCAATCAGGGATAGGACGCGGTGAAAAAAGGGTTATTTTTAGTTTCAGGGCAACTGGAGAAGGGCATATCTCTTCTATTGTGTATCGAAATGGTATTTTGGATAAAGAAAATAATCTCACCCTCGAACCGGTCGGAAAACTACTTTCTGAGGCTGATATTGTTAAACAAGTCGTCTTTAACAAGGTTTCCTTTCAGGCAAAACTATCTGAACTACAACACAATGGCCATGAATTCACTCTTGGCAGTATCCTTGACAAGTTAGGCGATAGTTTTACTTTTAAGGAACTTGAACATTGCCTGGCTGAAGAAAAAGCCCTACCCTCCTCTTCTAATGAGTTGCAAATGAACCAGATGATTGGATTGGCTTCTGCTTATTATGAAATAGACTTCTCTATGGATTCCGCCATCTCTGAAAGGGTAATTTTTCCGATTTCCCCAACAGAACAAAAAGGAATTGAAGATGCCTGCTTTGTGAAGTTTAAAGATGAAAACGGGAAAGTGACCTACTTTGCAACGCTTTCTGCCAATGATGGAATCAACATCATGCCTAAAATTCTATATACCACCGATTTTTACCATTTTAATGTTCAGCCATTATCCGGCACAATAGCCAGGAGTAGCGGAATGGCTCTTTTCCCTCGTAAAATCAATGGGAAATATGCTATGTTATGCAGAATTGATGGGGTAAATAACTATATCGCCTATTCGGATGATATTTATACCTGGCAGGATGCTCAACTGATCCAGGTACCTAAATATGCCTGGGAACTTCTGCAGATTGGAAATGCAGGCTCTCCTATAGAAACTGATGAAGGCTGGCTGGTGATAACACATGCCATCGGACCGATGAGAAAATGTGTGATCAGCGCATCCTTGTTTGAACTTGAGCATCCTGAAAATGAGATAGGAAGATTATCCACTCCTTTAATAGTACCGAGCGAAACAGAAAGGGATGGATATGTCCCGAATGTTATCTACTCCTGTGGTTCTATCATCCACAACCAGGACCTTATTATTCCCTATGCAATGTCCAACCATGCATCCACTTATGCTACAGTGAACCTCAAAGAGTTACTTGACGAACTGAAAGGTACATACACTAATTAA
- a CDS encoding YtxH domain-containing protein, whose translation MSTGKILLGIAAGIAAGALLGILLAPDKGKNTRRKIGKKGEDYVDAVKDKISEFMDTITEKFQAVKEEVEDYTSQTSNPVAGNPKEEKTA comes from the coding sequence ATGAGTACAGGTAAAATATTATTGGGCATAGCAGCAGGAATTGCTGCCGGTGCATTATTAGGAATTCTCTTAGCTCCTGACAAAGGGAAAAATACCAGGAGAAAAATCGGTAAGAAAGGTGAAGACTATGTGGATGCTGTCAAGGACAAGATCAGTGAATTTATGGATACAATTACTGAAAAATTCCAGGCGGTTAAGGAAGAAGTTGAAGATTACACCTCTCAAACGAGTAACCCTGTTGCAGGTAATCCAAAAGAAGAAAAAACTGCATAG
- a CDS encoding AI-2E family transporter, translating to MIIKEFHLPFSLKVVFFFIGIIAFLTLLYVAQSILIPLVFSIIFAIVLHPLVNFLVKKRFNRVVAIVITIILIFISIAAIGGLLISQISKFSESWPALVEKFTALLNNTITWASGYFDISPSKIHGWITNTRNELTHFSGVSIGKTIISLGSGLVVIFLMPVYIFLLLYYHPLLLKFLHMVFADGNQGKLTEIISQIKTVIQRYLVGLVIEATIIAAMEISALLLLGIEYALLLGILGALLNAIPYIGGLVAVALPMMVALATKSSAWYALYILGIYYFIQLVDNNYIVPKIVASKVKINALFSIIVVIVGNALWGVPGMFLSIPMLAIVKLIFDHIDELKPWGYLLGDTMPPMLKVKPIRLPRIKLTPKKK from the coding sequence ATGATAATAAAAGAATTTCATCTTCCATTTAGTTTAAAGGTGGTTTTTTTTTTCATTGGAATAATTGCCTTCCTTACCCTATTATATGTAGCCCAAAGCATTCTTATTCCCCTGGTTTTCTCAATCATTTTTGCCATAGTACTCCATCCTCTGGTAAATTTCCTGGTTAAAAAGCGTTTTAATCGTGTTGTAGCCATTGTAATAACAATTATCCTGATCTTTATAAGCATAGCAGCTATTGGAGGGTTGCTTATTTCGCAGATCAGCAAATTCAGTGAATCATGGCCGGCACTGGTTGAGAAATTTACTGCACTATTAAATAATACAATTACGTGGGCTTCAGGCTATTTTGATATAAGTCCCAGCAAGATCCATGGGTGGATAACTAATACAAGGAATGAGTTAACTCATTTTAGCGGAGTATCCATCGGAAAGACCATCATTAGCCTGGGAAGCGGACTTGTTGTAATCTTCCTGATGCCGGTTTATATATTCCTCTTGCTCTATTATCATCCCCTTTTACTGAAGTTTTTACATATGGTTTTTGCAGATGGTAATCAGGGCAAACTGACGGAGATAATTTCACAGATAAAAACCGTGATCCAGCGTTACCTGGTAGGTTTGGTTATCGAAGCAACCATAATTGCAGCAATGGAGATTTCTGCATTGCTACTTCTGGGGATTGAATATGCCTTATTGCTGGGAATCCTGGGGGCACTGTTGAATGCTATTCCCTACATAGGAGGCCTTGTTGCTGTGGCCTTGCCAATGATGGTTGCACTGGCAACCAAGTCATCTGCATGGTATGCATTATATATACTGGGCATCTACTATTTTATCCAGTTGGTTGATAATAATTACATCGTTCCTAAAATCGTGGCATCCAAAGTCAAGATCAATGCGCTGTTCTCCATCATTGTCGTAATTGTCGGGAACGCGTTATGGGGAGTTCCCGGCATGTTCCTTTCAATCCCGATGTTAGCCATCGTAAAACTCATATTTGACCATATCGATGAACTGAAACCCTGGGGATACTTATTGGGGGATACGATGCCACCTATGCTTAAAGTAAAACCCATTCGCTTACCCCGAATTAAACTGACTCCAAAGAAAAAATGA
- a CDS encoding glycoside hydrolase family 130 protein, with protein MSQLLRGYSRRHRNISKIFEKHFAKLEPVFEKIEVNEEDLSIAQKALIGSYFTMEYSIESAAFFNPSVVENPDQSETRPDEKRVIFSFRATGEGHISSIVFRSGVLDKNNNLTLEPVGRMLAEADVIKRNAYKKKSFQEKLEEMKEYGNAISPAILDKHDEKPDQGNIIPPVIVGSPEVLPLKPVTTSPGFIMDQLPEEFTYGELMMNIEKFRKQPGITEEQAKIINQMMWLASSHYEIFFSIDSAISERVIFPVSATEQRGIEDARFVKFTDDNGEITYYATYTAYDGITIMPKLISTTDFYNFKILPINGEIVQNKGMALFPRKINGKYAMLCRIDGVNNYIAYSDNINIWREAKILQRPKFPWELVQIGNAGSPIETKDGWLVITHAVGSMREYTLGASLFDLNNPEIEIGRLSDPLMMPSESEREGYVPNVIYSCGSIVHNDDLIIPYAMSDHSSTYATVDLKELLEVLKNSGNASDEK; from the coding sequence ATGAGCCAGTTATTGCGGGGCTATTCAAGAAGGCACAGGAATATTTCCAAAATATTCGAAAAACATTTTGCAAAGCTGGAACCGGTCTTTGAAAAAATTGAAGTGAATGAAGAGGATCTGTCTATTGCTCAGAAAGCATTAATAGGTTCTTATTTTACAATGGAATATTCCATTGAATCTGCAGCTTTCTTCAATCCTTCTGTAGTGGAAAACCCCGATCAGTCAGAAACGAGACCTGATGAAAAAAGAGTCATTTTTAGTTTCAGGGCTACAGGTGAAGGACATATTTCATCCATTGTCTTCCGCTCAGGAGTGCTGGATAAAAACAATAACCTTACCCTGGAACCAGTGGGCAGAATGCTTGCTGAAGCTGATGTCATTAAAAGGAATGCGTATAAAAAAAAATCATTCCAGGAAAAGCTTGAAGAGATGAAAGAGTATGGAAATGCGATCTCCCCTGCTATCCTGGATAAACATGATGAAAAACCGGATCAGGGAAACATCATTCCCCCTGTTATTGTAGGAAGTCCGGAAGTTTTACCTTTAAAACCCGTTACGACATCTCCCGGCTTTATCATGGATCAGCTTCCTGAAGAATTTACCTATGGTGAATTGATGATGAATATCGAAAAATTCAGAAAGCAACCAGGGATCACCGAAGAACAGGCAAAAATCATTAACCAGATGATGTGGTTAGCATCTTCTCATTATGAGATTTTCTTTTCCATCGATTCAGCCATTTCTGAAAGGGTAATCTTTCCTGTTTCTGCCACCGAACAAAGAGGAATTGAAGACGCCAGGTTTGTAAAATTTACTGACGATAACGGGGAAATCACTTACTATGCTACCTACACAGCCTATGATGGCATTACCATTATGCCTAAGCTGATCAGCACAACTGATTTCTATAACTTTAAAATATTACCCATTAATGGAGAGATCGTCCAGAATAAAGGGATGGCACTCTTCCCAAGGAAAATTAACGGGAAATATGCCATGCTCTGCCGGATTGATGGAGTGAATAACTATATCGCCTATTCTGATAATATCAATATCTGGAGGGAAGCAAAAATCCTTCAGCGCCCCAAATTCCCCTGGGAACTGGTACAAATTGGAAATGCAGGAAGCCCGATTGAAACAAAGGATGGATGGCTGGTTATTACACATGCGGTCGGTTCCATGCGCGAATACACCCTGGGTGCCTCATTATTTGATCTCAATAATCCTGAAATAGAGATTGGACGGCTCAGCGACCCCTTAATGATGCCCAGTGAATCAGAACGAGAAGGATATGTCCCTAATGTAATCTACTCCTGTGGTTCCATTGTTCATAATGATGACCTTATCATCCCCTATGCTATGTCAGACCATTCTTCAACCTATGCTACAGTCGATTTGAAGGAATTATTGGAAGTGTTAAAAAACTCCGGGAATGCCAGTGATGAAAAGTAA
- a CDS encoding lmo0937 family membrane protein, protein MGNLLYVIAVILVIGWAIGFFAYSAGSVIHLLLVIALIAIIFRIIQGRKVV, encoded by the coding sequence ATGGGAAATCTACTTTATGTCATAGCTGTCATTCTGGTAATTGGATGGGCAATTGGCTTTTTCGCTTACAGTGCAGGATCAGTGATTCATTTGTTATTAGTCATTGCTCTAATTGCAATAATTTTCAGAATTATCCAGGGAAGAAAAGTAGTTTAA